AGTCTGAATTGATCGAAAAAATTGCAGAAGAAGCCGATGTCTCGCGCGCGGCGGCTGGTCGCACCCTGGATGCCGCGATCAAGGTCGTTACCGAGGCGCTACAGGCTGGCGATCAGGTGACCTTGGTAGGTTTTGGCTCCTTTGTGGTTGCGGAACGTGAAGCGCGGAAGGGCCGGAATCCTGCCACCGGTGCGGAAATCATGATTCCCGCCAGTCGTTCGCCCAAGTTCAAGGCTGGCAAAGCGCTGCGGGATGCAGTAAACTAAGTCTTCTGGTCGGGCGGTTAGCTCAGTTGGTAGAGCGTCGGCTTTACACGCCGAATGTCGGGGGTTCGAGCCCCTCACCGCCCACCA
The window above is part of the Acidithiobacillus acidisediminis genome. Proteins encoded here:
- a CDS encoding HU family DNA-binding protein, giving the protein MNKSELIEKIAEEADVSRAAAGRTLDAAIKVVTEALQAGDQVTLVGFGSFVVAEREARKGRNPATGAEIMIPASRSPKFKAGKALRDAVN